The sequence CGTAAGGCCCTGCACGGCGTCCAGCCACGCCTCCAGCGCGTACGCGTCGGGGCCCTCACACTCGCCCTCGCAGGTGCGCAACATTCCTCCGTCCCCGCGGGGCCGGTCCACCCACCAGCGCCGCCCATCGAAGGCGCCCCGGTCCTTCTCTCGGAGAATCGCGGCGTGGGCCGGCTCCCCCATCTCCACCACACCGTCAGGGCGGATGCGGTACGCGTCGAAGGCGCGCGGCGCACCGGGCCAGTGGCCCGCGTCGAACACCTCCGGCAACACGTGCGTGAAGCCCGTCTCCGCGTACAGCGGCAGCGGCTCCCACCGCTCCGCCGGCTCGCCGCGCAGCAGCGGCGCCAGCGAGACGCCGTCCACGTCCGGCATTGGAGGCAGGGCCGACAAGTCCAGCACCGTGGGCCCCACGTCCACCAGGCGCACCAGCGCGTCCACCACCGCCGGCCCGCTGCCCCGCCCACGCGGAGGCTTCACCGCCAGCAGCACGCGGTACTCCTCGTCGGACAGCCGCGCGCCATGCACCGGCGTGGCGCCCGCCAGGTCCGGCCGGTCCGCGTGGAAGCTCTCGCCGTGGTCCGACAGCAGGACGATGAGCGCGTCGTCGTAGCGCCCGGTGCGCCTCAGCGCGTCCAGCAACTCGCCCACCTGAGCGTCCGCCTGCGCGAGCAATTCGTCGTAGAGCGCCTCCGCCCCCTCGCGGCTCCACCCGCCCTTCGCCCCCGGCGACACCGGGGCGAAGTGCATGCGCAGCCGCCGCTCCAGCGGCTCCGAGGGCGGAACGAAGCGCCGGTAGAAGGGGTGGACCGGGTCGCCCGGGAAGTGCGCCGCGGTGGCGTGGAAGGCGAACAGCGCGGGGCCCTGGCGGGACTCCTCCACCAGCCGGGACGCGAGCCGCTCCGCGTAGCCCATGGGGTCATGGATGCCGGCCAGCGCGCGGTTGTCGATGAACTCGGGCACCCACGCGGCCCCGAGGGCATGGTCCGCGAAGACGCCGAGCGCGCGGTAGCGCAGCTTCTCCAGCAGGAAATTCACGGCCCCGCGCGGCGGCTGCAAGCGGGTGTCGAAGCCGGAGGCCGGCCCCTCCGCGTGGAAGCGCGAGCAGTCGGTGGCGAACACCGTGCGCCAGCCGGCCTGGGCGAAGGTTGTCGGGAAGGTGGGCTGCAGCCGCAGCCGCGAGTCCGCCGTCAGCGCGTAGCGCACGCCGGTGGTGTGAGGCCAGCGCGCGGTGAGCATCGAGCGCCACGCGGGCTCCGTCTGGGCGATGGGCGTGTACGCGCGGGTGAAGAGCGTCGCGTCCTCCAGGAAGCGCTCCACGTGCGGCGCCACCTCACCCGTGCCGCCCTGCGACTTCAGCCGGTCCGGCCGGAACGCGTCGATGCCGATGACCACCACCAGCGGATGCCGCGCCTCCCGCGTCCCCAGCCGCCCCGCTCCGGTCAGCAGCAGCGCCGCGCCCACCGCCACCGTGGCCCCCGCCACCCACCGCCGCCCCGACACGCCCGAGCGCGTCACCCACGCCACGCCATGGAGCAGCAGCCACGCCACCGCCGCCGCGCGCGGGTGCCAGGGCTGGCCATGCTCCACC comes from Pyxidicoccus trucidator and encodes:
- a CDS encoding sulfatase-like hydrolase/transferase, with product MSASSLSGTLRPLLWRLLSGASLGLMLFAGESWLLLRSGLVGVDIPVDGPYAALAAAVRPVVPALLLRVATVYAVAGAVLAMLASVLAGAWKSKRGGVAGALTTLAEGLVLLGLLAWDRAIARPALFDDLPAVRPLLAWLVEHGQPWHPRAAAVAWLLLHGVAWVTRSGVSGRRWVAGATVAVGAALLLTGAGRLGTREARHPLVVVIGIDAFRPDRLKSQGGTGEVAPHVERFLEDATLFTRAYTPIAQTEPAWRSMLTARWPHTTGVRYALTADSRLRLQPTFPTTFAQAGWRTVFATDCSRFHAEGPASGFDTRLQPPRGAVNFLLEKLRYRALGVFADHALGAAWVPEFIDNRALAGIHDPMGYAERLASRLVEESRQGPALFAFHATAAHFPGDPVHPFYRRFVPPSEPLERRLRMHFAPVSPGAKGGWSREGAEALYDELLAQADAQVGELLDALRRTGRYDDALIVLLSDHGESFHADRPDLAGATPVHGARLSDEEYRVLLAVKPPRGRGSGPAVVDALVRLVDVGPTVLDLSALPPMPDVDGVSLAPLLRGEPAERWEPLPLYAETGFTHVLPEVFDAGHWPGAPRAFDAYRIRPDGVVEMGEPAHAAILREKDRGAFDGRRWWVDRPRGDGGMLRTCEGECEGPDAYALEAWLDAVQGLTPEGGWRKVAGHVDDPRQSMPPGTLRTPQQLLRLRSGQSAGPAHPQPRGG